A genomic region of Raphanus sativus cultivar WK10039 chromosome 6, ASM80110v3, whole genome shotgun sequence contains the following coding sequences:
- the LOC108811553 gene encoding uncharacterized protein At3g43530-like has protein sequence MQPGCKKFKPNPEPLGEGEQIGDNGSPPPSDPPPSSPPAQTSPPAQPSRPAQPSPPPPAPEEEANVNDSGSHISSPSPTDHSTEEESEPMKPLEFYFKPTEYAKYPKLQSRCNPYKTMKTIKSLKGPEMSWFENHPQFKHIIHREMEKNRKVMGMWMLLLRTVHINNGKKEAWFVINGVPIRYSMREHGLLSGLYCHEYPGELENLGSYNFVDKHFGQHDMVKVKDVKQKLVQMVDATRDRLKMAVLFFLATVIRGTTRNVQGSIDPFVLRVVEDIELCESFPWGRLTFDGCMEEIMHLMNNYRGRVKASWTFPGFILPLEVLAFECVSALKTEFRVPVKSPETECPRMCKGKFRDSGSTGYGLGELYKTLDDSKVICSILEPRDGERILMARIMEDYDLNEEDDLDPIVDSWKKVLRRRNGKIWWEDLWKLDIEGRAYEPEPEPEAEEEQPAEPENVYLKEQLQQMMVMMKSMQEGFQDQVNQKFEELNGRMCAVEQYVNRKLNEESMGFQFSDYWRGSHRMNNFETGGTSGGADENGSAKGTEPQDAAVEKIVPQAKNAGPDTAEKTVSEAPDTPNAGQEDAVENTVPNVGHDAAGKTVSEAPDTPNAGQDEAVEKAVPNAGGHAVKKKTPRPKRMKKPSSVCVTPFVPK, from the exons ATGCAGCCTGGGTGTAAGAAATTTAAGCCCAATCCTGAACCGTTGGGAGAGGGAGAGCAAATCGGAGATAATGGTTCTCCCCCGCCGTCAGATCCCCCTCCGTCGTCACCTCCGGCTCAGACATCACCTCCGGCTCAGCCATCACGTCCGGCACAGCCATCACCTCCGCCTCCGGCCCCAGAAGAGGAAGCGAACGTCAATGATAGCGGTTCACATATTTCATCGCCGTCGCCAACG GATCATTCTACTGAGGAAGAGAGCGAACCAATGAAGCCTTTGGAGTTTTATTTCAAGCCCACTGAATATGCAAAGTATCCGAAGCTGCAATCAAGATGTAATCCATATAAAACCATGAAGACTATTAAGAGTCTAAAAGGGCCAGAGATGAGTTGGTTTGAGAATCATCCTCAGTTCAAACATATCATCCACAGGGAAATGGAAAAAAACAGAAAGGTGATGGGTATGTGGATGTTGCTTCTTCGCACGGTACACATAAACAATGGAAAGAAGGAAGCTTGGTTTGTTATAAATGGTGTTCCCATTCGCTATTCAATGAGGGAACATGGCCTCCTCAGCGGATTGTATTGCCATGAATATCCAGGAGAGCTTGAAAATTTGGGGAGTTACAACTTTGTGGATAAGCACTTTGGCCAACATGACATGGTAAAAGTCAAGGATGTCAAACAAAAGTTGGTTCAAATGGTAGATGCAACTCGTGATAGGCTAAAAATGGCAGTGTTGTTCTTTCTAGCCACTGTGATTAGAGGGACAACAAGGAATGTTCAGGGAAGCATTGATCCTTTCGTACTAAGGGTCGTGGAGGACATTGAGCTATGTGAATCGTTTCCTTGGGGAAGACTCACATTTGATGGTTGTATGGAAGAGATTATGCATCTGATGAATAATTATAGAGGCAGAGTGAAGGCTTCTTGGACGTTTCCTGGTTTCATTTTACCTTTGgag GTTTTGGCGTTTGAATGCGTCTCAGCGTTGAAGACAGAATTTCGGGTACCTGTAAAAAGTCCTGAAACTGAGTGTCCAAGAATGTGTAAAGGGAAGTTCAGAGATTCGGGGTCAACAGGATATGGTCTCGGAGAACTATATAAGACGCTTGATGATTCGaag GTTATTTGCAGTATTTTAGAGCCCAGGGATGGTGAGAGAATTCTTATGGCTCGCATCATGGAAGATTATGATTTGAACGAGGAAGATGACTTAGATCCTATTGTAGATAGCTGGAAGAAGGTTCTACGCAGAAGAAATGGAAAGATTTGGTGGGAGGATCTATGGAAATTAGACATTGAAGGACGGGCAtatgaacctgaacctgaaccTGAGGCAGAAGAAGAGCAACCTGCTGAGCCTGAAAATGTATATCTGAAGGAGCAGTTACAGcagatgatggtgatgatgaagtCGATGCAAGAAGGTTTTCAGGATCAAGTTAATCAGAAGTTTGAAGAGCTGAATGGAAGGATGTGTGCTGTGGAACAATATGTCAATAGAAAGCTGAATGAAGAAAGTATGGGTTTTCAGTTTAGTGATTACTGGAGAGGAAGTCACCGTATGAACAACTTTGAAACCGGCGGAACTTCAG GTGGTGCTGATGAGAATGGTAGTGCAAAAGGGACGGAGCCTCAGGATGCAGCTGTCGAGAAGATCGTTCCACAGGCCAAAAACGCTGGTCCTGATACTGCGGAGAAGACGGTTTCAGAAGCTCCAGATACTCCAAATGCTGGTCAGGAAGACGCTGTCGAGAATACAGTTCCAAATGTTGGTCATGATGCTGCGGGGAAGACGGTTTCAGAAGCTCCAGATACTCCAAATGCTGGTCAGGATGAAGCTGTCGAGAAGGCAGTACCAAACGCTGGTGGTCATGCTGTGAAGAAGAAAACGCCAAGGCCTAAAAGGATGAAAAAACCTTCGAGTGTCTGTGTTACTCCTTTTGTTCCAAAGTGA
- the LOC108808239 gene encoding uncharacterized protein LOC108808239 codes for MALEGGAAADTPVAATPSVPEMLQAIMARFVQQEETNKATNERLAALAAAVGTLDGEGNEAETARRRLFATTNPNPNPNPDEPTDDAPPTHVDTAQPTDGSDSLTSRQIADLQLSLRDIHSKIHHVKTSAPEIEHVLASTQRNPFTKRITNVKIKKAEKLRIPPYTGVTDPTDHMTAFNIAMGRNHFSDEERDAGLCQLFVESLSGPALSWFSHLKEHSIDSFHDLSASFLKNYIMWTRQGTSMADLWKLSQSSTDSLKDFMEKFKEVLSKVPVPDQTAVEALTNSLWINSKFRDYLYEHPDINIEDALHNSKNFIRLEEDKRAFNAKQQALKQAAAKTMDAHEPRQHAPYNKNDRRKGIISAVGESDQSGTTATVREPGWNVWERDTENKTQQPRSSSSANPKSSSVRDLSKYCEYHEMKGHDTKECRHLYEAWLASTSDSRAKADLSKQKTAKNNKSWSKSRDKKKKSQGKKAEDSSPNDDVDESQQDDDSTSDEDKPKPATFAHSEEIDAEEKGGDDSARTLNASDARHVLNSKRKEPLYRQDELKRSSGQFDEGEMIDLRAKLNSKFSDLREKLKRNKTDRSTAEPEPVISYQHKSHDLRTRLNFLRAERTAKPSTKHQEQSHRLNVIIGGSPPFNESVRSVKEFRRKAVTAKRWPATPETSPQITFSAEDTVGVHMPHNDSLLIDIGISDCTVTKVLVDTSSSVDLIFKSTLVKMGVSLDGMKPSARTHSHGTQSDKERTCSNFAPHPRP; via the exons ATGGCGTTAGAAGGGGGAGCCGCCGCCGATACGCCGGTCGCCGCAACGCCGTCCGTTCCTGAGATGCTGCAAGCTATCATGGCACGCTTCGTTCAACAAGAGGAAACAAACAAAGCTACGAACGAACGTCTAGCCGCACTCGCCGCCGCCGTCGGAACCCTCGATGGCGAAGGTAACGAAGCAGAGACCGCCAGACGACGGTTGTTCGCCACCACGAACCCTAACCCTAACCCTAATCCCGACGAACCAACCGACGACGCACCTCCGACGCACGTCGACACCGCACAACCGACCGACGGCTCCGACTCTCTTACAAGCCGTCAGATCGCCGACTTGCAACTCTCCTTACGGGATATCCACTCCAAGATCCACCACGTCAAGACGTCGGCTCCAGAGATCGAACACGTTCTCGCTTCCACCCAGCGGAATCCTTTCACCAAGCGAATAACAAACGTCAAAATCAAGAAGGCGGAAAAGCTTCGCATCCCCCCGTACACCGGTGTCACAGATCCCACCGATCACATGACAGCTTTTAACATAGCTATGGGTCGGAACCATTTCTCTGACGAAGAGAGAGACGCTGGTCTCTGCCAACTTTTTGTCGAGAGTCTTTCCGGACCGGCCCTCAGCTGGTTCTCTCACCTGAAGGAGCATTCGATCGACAGTTTTCACGACCTATCCGCGTCTTTCCTCAAAAACTACATCATGTGGACGCGTCAAGGCACATCGATGGCTGATTTGTGGAAACTATCTCAATCGTCAACCGATAGCCTCAAGGATTTCATGGAGAAGTTCAAAGAAGTACTGTCCAAGGTTCCTGTACCGGATCAAACGGCCGTCGAAGCCCTAACCAACTCCCTATGGATCAACTCCAAGTTCAGGGACTACCTCTACGAGCATCCGGATATCAACATCGAAGACGCCCTGCACAACTCAAAAAACTTCATCAGGCTAGAGGAAGACAAACGAGCTTTCAACGCCAAGCAGCAAGCTCTGAAGCAAGCAGCAGCCAAGACGATGGATGCCCACGAACCGCGTCAGCACGCACCCTACAACAAAAATGACAGGAGAAAAGGGATCATTTCTGCAGTCGGAGAGAGCGACCAATCGGGCACAACAGCCACCGTACGGGAGCCGGGATGGAATGTCTGGGAGCGTGACACCGAAAACAAAACGCAACAGCCTCGAAGTTCCTCCTCTGCTAATCCGAAGAGCTCCTCCGTCAGAGATTTGAGCAAGTACTGTGAATATCATGAAATGAAAGGCCATGATACTAAGGAGTGCAGGCATCTCTATGAGGCCTGGCTTGCATCTACTAGCGATAGTCGCGCGAAGGCCGATCTCTCCAAGCAGAAGACAGCGAAAAACAACAAGAGCTGGAGTAAAAGCAgggacaaaaagaaaaagtccCAAGGGAAGAAGGCAGAGGATTCTTCCCCGAACGATGACGTCGACGAATCGCAACAAGACGATGACTCCACTTCCGACGAAGATAAACCGAA ACCTGCGACATTCGCTCACTCCGAGGAAATCGACGCTGAGGAAAAGGGAGGTGACGATTCGGCGAGAACGCTCAATGCATCCGACGCTCGGCACGTGCTGAATTCCAAGCGAAAGGAGCCCCTTTATCGCCAAGACGAACTGAAGAGGTCGAGCGGTCAGTTCGACGAGGGAGAGATGATCGATCTCCGCGCCAAGCTTAACTCGAAGTTCTCAGACCTCCGCGAAAAACTCAAGCGGAACAAGACCGATCGTTCCACAGCCGAACCAGAGCCAGTCATCTCGTATCAACACAAATCGCACGATTTGCGTACTCGGCTCAATTTTCTTCGGGCCGAACGAACGGCAAAACCATCGACGAAGCATCAAGAGCAATCGCATCGATTGAACGTTATCATAGGAGGATCTCCTCCTTTCAATGAGTCCGTCCGATCGGTGAAAGAATTCCGCCGGAAGGCAGTCACCGCAAAACGCTGGCCCGCCACCCCAGAGACTAGCCCCCAAATTACTTTTTCAGCCGAAGATACCGTGGGCGTCCATATGCCTCACAATGATTCACTCCTCATCGACATCGGAATCAGCGACTGCACTGTAACCAAAGTCTTGGTTGATACTAGCAGTTCAGTCGATCTCATCTTCAAAAGCACACTTGTCAAAATGGGAGTGAGCCTCGACGGAATGAAGCCTTCAGCGCGAACGCATTCTCATGGTACCCAAAGTGACAAAGAACGAACATGCAGCAATTTTGCGCCACATCCAAGACCCTAG